One Sesamum indicum cultivar Zhongzhi No. 13 unplaced genomic scaffold, S_indicum_v1.0 C01088, whole genome shotgun sequence DNA segment encodes these proteins:
- the LOC105155264 gene encoding peroxidase 5-like: MASNTRNIPVILSCFILFVSLTSAANPPLKVGFYKYSCPPAEAIVRKYVNKFVSLNRGLGAGLVRLHFHDCFVRGCDASVLLDGPNTEKQSIPNKGSLRGFEVIDAAKAELELRCPGIVSCADIIAFAARDSSCKLGNINYDVPSGRRDGNVSLINEPLLNLPAPFFNATTLRDNFARKGLSLDEMVTLSGAHSIGISHCSSFASRLYPTQDPTLDPSYAAFLKTICPPPVANATAAPTVDPTVNLDSITPTRLDSKYYVGLKANRGLLTSDQVLLSSPMTAKKVVYNAKYGNVWAKKFAAAMVRMGNIEVLTGKQGEIRRNCRVVN, from the exons ATGGCTTCCAACACCAGGAATATCCCAGTTATTCTTTCTTGCTTCATTTTGTTCGTATCACTCACTTCTGCAGCCAATCCACCACTTAAAGTTGGGTTCTATAAATACTCTTGCCCCCCTGCGGAAGCCATTGTGAGAAAGTATGTGAACAAATTCGTTTCTCTAAACCGTGGCCTTGGTGCTGGCCTTGTCAGGTTGCATTTCCATGATTGCTTCGTCAGG GGATGTGATGCTTCCGTACTGTTGGATGGACCAAATACAGAAAAGCAAAGCATACCAAACAAGGGAAGTCTACGAGGCTTTGAAGTCATAGATGCAGCAAAAGCAGAACTGGAGCTTCGATGCCCTGGAATAGTGTCCTGTGCCGACATCATCGCCTTTGCAGCTCGTGACAGCTCCTGCAAACTTGGGAATATAAACTACGATGTCCCATCTGGCCGTCGTGATGGGAATGTGTCCTTGATAAACGAGCCCCTCCTGAATTTGCCTGCCCCATTCTTCAATGCCACCACTCTGAGGGACAATTTTGCAAGAAAGGGACTCTCCCTTGACGAAATGGTGACTCTTTCAGGCGCTCATTCCATCGGCATTTCTCACTGCAGTTCCTTTGCTAGTCGGCTCTATCCAACACAAGATCCCACCCTGGACCCTAGTTATGCTGCTTTCTTGAAAACAATCTGCCCTCCACCAGTTGCCAATGCGACTGCAGCTCCGACAGTAGACCCCACAGTGAATCTTGATTCCATCACCCCTACTCGTCTGGACAGCAAGTACTACGTTGGATTGAAGGCGAATAGGGGGCTACTGACGTCGGATCAGGTTCTGCTGAGCAGCCCCATGACGGCGAAAAAGGTGGTGTACAATGCAAAGTATGGGAATGTGTGGGCTAAGAAGTTTGCGGCTGCAATGGTGCGTATGGGAAACATTGAGGTTCTCACCGGGAAACA